A stretch of Kaistella flava (ex Peng et al. 2021) DNA encodes these proteins:
- a CDS encoding Txe/YoeB family addiction module toxin → MFFEELVEYPFTGTGKPEPLKHNLSGLWSRRINKEYRLIYEVENQTVFILSAYGHYL, encoded by the coding sequence GTGTTTTTTGAAGAACTTGTAGAATATCCTTTTACAGGAACTGGCAAACCCGAACCTTTAAAACACAATCTTTCTGGCCTTTGGTCTCGAAGAATAAACAAAGAATACAGACTCATTTACGAAGTAGAAAACCAAACCGTTTTTATTCTTTCTGCTTACGGACATTATTTGTAA